atatatatatatatatatatatatatatatatatatatatatatatatatatatatttatttatgatggtACTAACGGCACCCGCACCCCTCCACAGCCATGTCCTGGTAATTTTTTAGTACAACTTTTTCATTCTCATCAAGGTAGAGCATAGAGATTGCACTTAATTCTGTTGGAACACAGCAAGCTTTAGGGATGTTGGAATTAACGGAATTGACCAAAGTTTGCACAATGGCATGATTTGTAGAGTTTAAATGATCTGCCAATGGAAAAGGACACTCTCCTTGGCAGTAAAAGGCATGATATCCAGGTGGAGCTACAATCCAATTATTCCACCCAACATCATTGAAGTCTACATATAACGGATGTCTCCTGCAACTGGATTTGAGACGTTTCCTCTGTCTGTGCCTTGCTTGTCTTTTTGTTCTTTTATGAAGTGGATGTCCTTTTCCATCATGGCCATATGTTACTAATAATGGCCTTATCTGTGACCAGTTGTCTTTATCAGGTGTTAGAGACCTGCTAATCCTCACATGCCTTTTAGGGACACTGTTGTCATGGTCTAAGTGAGTCACTTCTACTATTAATCCATGATTAGGCTGTTTATGTGCAATCCACCTAATAATAGCTGGTGTAACATCAAAACTTTCCCATCTTGTTTCATTATGGTGAATTAGTCTGGTGTCCAAGAGTCTTGCAGCAGGATTTCTAGAAAGAATAGATTCTGGTTTGACAATGTCATAAATATTAATACGATGAAGTTTGCTATTGTCACTTTCAAAGGACTCTTGGATCTGCTCTCGAAATATCCGAAGTTCAGCTGAAGTAATAAGCTCCTCACTGGGAATAGAAGTCAAATTAAAGTAAAAACGTTGTATTGTTTTCTTATCAGAATCTGGAAGTTCTTGCATTGTTTCtaagttaggagaaaaaaaaaaaagtaaaattagcaaattaaataaatactatcctcttaaaaagtttaaataaaaaaaaaaaaaaaaaaaaaaaaaaacgacaataCATTTACTCATATGATGATGATGTCATAGCAATATATATTTTAACCAAATCCTTATGCTACCCATTGGAGTACACAGCTATAAAACAAACTCTGATTCCTTTATTGAGCAGAAAATGTACTGGTAatttaaaagtatgcaaaaaatagTTGAACTCTCCAGTTATTGGAATACTAAGGTAAAATGTGAACCTATTTAAACCAAAATGAGCTAATTCTTCATATTAAATCCTTGTTGCAGAAATTAtcattaaattatgcaattaatttgttctTTGGATAGCTTAAATTACATTAGTGTTACAatttaactatcactaattttggagaaaacttgtacttattgccctataactcgcaaaaaaaagcaaagaacatgcaaacatgcaatatttataaactcaggacaacatttagaatgGCTGTTTTTTAGTGGTTCTAGATGCATaagagattttggggatcaaagttagaaaaaaagtgtgtttttcaattttttccatcatattttataaaaaactttttcagAGTAAATGatgtgatatgatgaaaataatggtatctttaccaTTTACCAAGTCCATTTAACGGTGAGAAAACAGTATATAAATGTgtggaaaaattacagctaaaaaaaagttagaaaaaaaaaaaaaaaaaagactgaagaacCTGCACACATTCTGTATTTAACTGGATGTATGAGAGTAAGAGTAAGTTTAACATCCTTGATGGCCTTTTAAAGTTATACACCCTCTTGCTAAAGAATAAATGGCAAGTATTAAAATGATCTAATTCTTTCTGGAATAGTCCATAGGAGGCACTGTGACATTTAAACAGTCATTTTATTACAGAGTCTAGTTTTACTGATTCAATGGAAAtgtaattaaatattgaaatagaaATTACAAGGACTTCACAAAAAAAGCATGAatactaataacatttatttaaatagaagtttaaagttttcatttaaaaacataaataatgcttacctgataatttcatttccagaggggaggagagtccacggcttcattcattacggttgggaattaagaacctggccaccaggaggaggcaaagacaccccagtcaaaggcttaaatacctcccccacttccctcatcccccagtcattctgctgaggcaactaggaacagtaggagaaatatcagggtataaatggtgccagaagagttttaaatttaggtccgcccaccagagatataggcgggagccgtggactctcctcccctcgatggaaattaaattatcaggtaagcataatttatgttttccatctaaaggggaggaaagtccacagcttcatttattactgttgggaacgtacacccaagctctagaggacactgaatgaaactgggagggtaaaaaggcagaccctaatcagagggcaccacagcctgcaaaacctctctcccaaaaacaact
This genomic stretch from Bombina bombina isolate aBomBom1 chromosome 4, aBomBom1.pri, whole genome shotgun sequence harbors:
- the BMP2 gene encoding bone morphogenetic protein 2, with product MVVAWIRCLLLLLLLYQVLLSGCAGLIPEVGRRKFSESGRASPQQAHGILNEFELRLLNMFGLKRRPTPGKNAVIPQYMVELYRLHSSQLDEDQDQPLMDYRSERSASRANTVRSFHHEETMQELPDSDKKTIQRFYFNLTSIPSEELITSAELRIFREQIQESFESDNSKLHRINIYDIVKPESILSRNPAARLLDTRLIHHNETRWESFDVTPAIIRWIAHKQPNHGLIVEVTHLDHDNSVPKRHVRISRSLTPDKDNWSQIRPLLVTYGHDGKGHPLHKRTKRQARHRQRKRLKSSCRRHPLYVDFNDVGWNNWIVAPPGYHAFYCQGECPFPLADHLNSTNHAIVQTLVNSVNSNIPKACCVPTELSAISMLYLDENEKVVLKNYQDMAVEGCGCR